From Sparus aurata chromosome 9, fSpaAur1.1, whole genome shotgun sequence, a single genomic window includes:
- the LOC115587554 gene encoding uncharacterized protein LOC115587554: MFGAEIASRFLKKCTPCFKDNVIQEAKALRETSLLKKQLKSALNEESDTADEPEWDSDMASLLVLLHLLTPQPAGRKRPKKISVEEATDHLVKFQKSCQSLEDHLITTEGNPQPYLLAQVSSFYIILDRKLLPCRRKRPKPVNPADCEFHSTMDNFPFSRIVSRRTRNGIREVKVKWVPCPQCHLRWADSWVTQDDLN, translated from the exons ATGTTTGGAGCAGAGATTGCTTCCAGGTTCCTGAAAAAATGCACCCCCTGTTTTAAAGACAATGTCATCCAAGAGGCCAAGGCCCTGAGAGAGACATCTCTCctgaaaaaacagctgaaatctGCCCTGAATGAAGAATCTGACACTGCTGATGAGCCAG AATGGGACAGCGACATGGCTTCTCTTCTTGTCTTGCTGCATCTTCTCACTCCACAACCAGCTGGAAGAAAACGGCCCAAGAAGATCAGTGTTGAAGAGGCAACAGATCATCTAGTGAAATTTCAGAAG TCCTGCCAGAGCCTGGAAGATCACCTCATTACCACTGAAGGAAACCCTCAGCCATATCTTCTGGCACAGGTTTCAAGCTTCTACATTATCTTGGATAGAAAGCTTCTACCAT GTCGTAGAAAAAGACCCAAGCCAGTCAACCCAGCAG ACTGTGAATTCCATTCCACCATGGATAACTTCCCATTTTCCAGAATCGTGTCACGAAGGACTCGAAAt GGAATACGGGAGGTCAAAGTGAAGTGGGTGCCATGCCCTCAATG CCACCTGAGATGGGCCGATTCGTGGGTGACACAAGATGACCTCAATTAG